The following are encoded together in the Thermosipho japonicus genome:
- the ftcD gene encoding glutamate formimidoyltransferase: MKLIESVPNFSEGRREEVVRQIIEQAQKYERVKILDWSMDFDHNRSVVTLVGEPEEIENAIFDMVKKATELIDLRSHSGEHPRMGATDVIPFIPVMNTTMEECIELSKRVGERIGKELNIPVYLYEKSATSTDRENLAKIRKGEFEGFFEKIKDPKWKPDFGPNQVHPSAGVVAVGAREYLIAFNVNLGTNDIKIADKIAKAVRHISGGFRYVKAIGIELKEKGIVQVSMNLTNYKKSPIFRVFETIKREAQRYGVPVLNSEIIGMIPLKAAIETMKWYLQLDDFDEERVIENKILNTFFE; encoded by the coding sequence ATGAAATTAATCGAATCTGTTCCAAATTTTAGCGAGGGAAGAAGAGAAGAAGTTGTTAGGCAAATAATTGAACAAGCTCAAAAGTACGAAAGAGTAAAGATCCTAGATTGGTCAATGGACTTTGATCACAACAGATCGGTTGTAACTCTCGTAGGAGAACCAGAAGAAATTGAAAATGCAATTTTTGACATGGTAAAAAAGGCAACTGAACTTATTGATTTAAGAAGTCACAGCGGAGAACATCCAAGAATGGGGGCAACTGATGTTATACCTTTTATTCCAGTAATGAATACAACCATGGAAGAATGTATAGAACTTTCTAAAAGAGTAGGTGAAAGAATAGGAAAAGAATTGAATATTCCAGTTTATTTATATGAAAAATCTGCAACTTCAACTGATAGAGAAAACCTTGCAAAAATAAGAAAAGGAGAATTTGAAGGATTTTTCGAAAAAATAAAGGATCCAAAATGGAAGCCTGATTTCGGACCAAATCAAGTTCATCCATCGGCTGGTGTTGTAGCAGTCGGTGCTAGGGAATATCTAATTGCCTTTAATGTAAATCTTGGCACAAACGATATAAAAATTGCAGACAAAATTGCAAAAGCAGTGAGACATATAAGTGGCGGATTTAGATATGTAAAAGCTATAGGAATTGAACTAAAAGAAAAAGGTATTGTACAAGTTTCTATGAATCTTACCAATTACAAAAAATCGCCAATATTTAGAGTGTTTGAAACAATAAAAAGAGAGGCACAAAGATACGGCGTGCCAGTTTTAAACTCCGAAATAATTGGAATGATACCTTTAAAAGCTGCTATTGAGACAATGAAATGGTATCTTCAACTTGACGATTTCGACGAAGAAAGAGTCATAGAAAACAAAATTTTAAATACATTTTTTGAATAA
- a CDS encoding penicillin-binding transpeptidase domain-containing protein: MRYKLVFSIFLSFFLILVFFLFKIQVIEHSQHKAFINSLMQKTILTKGNRGTIFDRNGVRIAWSKKIPYIEYSSNIDIESLKPYLTDKQILDLISSGKAYLDNYQIYELEKLGLYIHYEEKRFYVPEAFHIVGYVNSQGIGSSGIEKTYDSLLQGKIGSELIFSSPSGKVKQRIIQTEPENGEDITLTIDLNLQKYIYNEMKKINNPGAVIVENVKNGEILALVSYPNLEENFYDIDKFTWQKIVNDPLNPLLNRATMGLYSPGSAIKPLIAIAYLLSESTPATLNCTGRYEYKSSSGKTIAIFNDWLLSGHGETDLIKALRVSCNVYFYTIALELGIDKIKSVADIFKISDLTKIDIEEKSGIFPSREWKEKQFKTIWYPGDTILTGIGQGYILLTPLEILNFYTTIANNGKTPRPHLLKSNKIEYTNEVSLPDKIWSTIKEGLLEVTTYNDGTLKNRGTAYLSFKDAPYKIAGKTGTAEVSKSKKAHSWFAGFGPIEDPTYSVVVMFENGGSGSEMAAPFARKVFDYLLKGAESNE, from the coding sequence ATGAGGTATAAATTAGTTTTTTCAATATTTTTATCCTTTTTTCTAATACTTGTATTTTTTCTTTTCAAAATTCAAGTTATTGAGCATTCACAACATAAAGCCTTTATTAATTCATTAATGCAAAAAACTATACTAACAAAAGGAAACCGTGGAACTATTTTTGATAGAAACGGTGTTAGGATTGCATGGAGCAAGAAAATTCCATATATAGAATACAGCAGTAATATTGATATAGAATCTTTAAAACCTTATCTAACCGATAAGCAGATACTTGATCTAATAAGTTCTGGAAAAGCTTATCTAGACAATTATCAAATATATGAGCTTGAAAAACTCGGATTATATATACATTACGAGGAAAAAAGATTCTATGTACCTGAAGCCTTCCACATAGTAGGATATGTCAACTCACAAGGAATTGGAAGTTCTGGAATAGAGAAAACATATGACAGTTTATTACAGGGAAAAATTGGTAGTGAATTAATTTTTTCCAGCCCTTCAGGAAAGGTTAAACAAAGAATAATTCAAACTGAGCCAGAAAATGGGGAAGATATCACTCTAACTATAGATCTTAATTTACAAAAATATATTTATAACGAAATGAAAAAAATTAACAACCCCGGCGCTGTAATAGTAGAAAATGTTAAAAATGGTGAAATTTTAGCTTTAGTTTCATACCCAAACTTAGAAGAAAATTTTTACGATATTGACAAATTTACCTGGCAAAAGATAGTAAACGATCCATTAAATCCTCTCTTAAATAGAGCTACAATGGGACTTTATTCTCCAGGTTCTGCAATAAAACCACTAATTGCGATTGCCTATCTTTTATCAGAAAGTACTCCGGCTACTTTAAATTGTACTGGAAGATATGAATATAAATCAAGTTCTGGAAAAACCATCGCAATCTTCAATGATTGGCTTTTAAGCGGTCATGGGGAAACAGATCTAATCAAAGCTCTCAGAGTCTCCTGTAATGTATATTTTTATACAATTGCATTAGAACTAGGAATTGATAAAATTAAAAGTGTAGCAGATATATTTAAAATTTCCGATTTAACTAAAATTGACATTGAAGAAAAATCTGGGATATTCCCATCCAGAGAATGGAAAGAAAAGCAGTTTAAAACTATATGGTATCCTGGAGATACAATATTAACAGGTATTGGTCAGGGGTATATACTTTTAACACCTTTGGAAATTTTAAATTTCTATACAACAATTGCAAATAATGGTAAAACTCCAAGACCACATCTTCTAAAATCTAATAAAATCGAATATACCAATGAAGTATCTTTACCAGATAAAATATGGTCCACAATCAAAGAAGGACTTCTTGAAGTTACCACTTACAACGATGGAACCTTGAAAAACCGTGGGACTGCATATTTAAGCTTTAAAGACGCACCATACAAAATTGCTGGTAAAACAGGGACCGCGGAAGTTAGCAAAAGCAAAAAAGCACATTCATGGTTTGCAGGATTTGGTCCAATAGAGGATCCAACATACTCTGTAGTCGTCATGTTTGAAAATGGAGGAAGTGGTTCCGAAATGGCTGCCCCTTTTGCAAGAAAAGTCTTTGACTATTTATTAAAAGGAGCTGAAAGTAATGAATAA
- a CDS encoding inositol monophosphatase family protein, which yields MNKLDLAINIAKSAGYYIFQYWGNVDNVYEKENFQDLVTDYDKNAQNMIVSKIKKFFPEDGVIAEEGNLYEKSKNLWIIDPIDGTINYIHGLPNFGVSIAYFENEKPIFGVVFNPFTEELFVGIKSEGSFLNHSRLKITKNITLKESIGSTGFHKNFTGKFISNVENKVQRIRIIGSAALSACYVAANKFDFFVAKRANSWDIAAAYIIVKEAGGKIINFDGNSPKLFSKDSYIFSNPSISDKILELIKKQEGDL from the coding sequence ATGAATAAGCTTGATTTGGCTATTAATATAGCTAAAAGTGCTGGATATTATATATTTCAATACTGGGGAAATGTAGATAATGTATATGAAAAAGAAAATTTTCAGGATCTTGTTACTGACTATGATAAAAACGCTCAGAATATGATTGTTTCAAAAATAAAAAAGTTTTTTCCAGAAGATGGGGTTATAGCAGAAGAAGGCAACCTTTATGAAAAAAGTAAAAATCTTTGGATAATAGATCCAATAGATGGAACTATAAATTACATACACGGCTTACCAAATTTTGGTGTATCCATAGCATATTTTGAAAATGAAAAGCCAATTTTTGGAGTAGTTTTTAATCCATTTACTGAAGAGCTATTTGTTGGAATAAAAAGTGAAGGTTCATTTTTAAATCATTCAAGACTAAAAATTACAAAAAATATAACTTTAAAAGAAAGTATTGGAAGTACAGGATTTCACAAAAACTTTACCGGTAAATTTATTTCAAATGTTGAAAACAAGGTTCAAAGAATAAGGATAATAGGAAGTGCGGCTCTCTCTGCTTGTTATGTTGCTGCAAATAAATTTGATTTTTTTGTTGCAAAAAGGGCAAATTCATGGGATATAGCAGCTGCTTATATAATTGTCAAAGAAGCTGGTGGAAAAATAATCAATTTCGATGGAAATTCTCCAAAATTATTTTCTAAAGATAGTTATATCTTTTCAAATCCAAGCATATCTGACAAAATTCTAGAATTAATTAAAAAACAGGAGGGGGATCTATGA
- the nuoF gene encoding NADH-quinone oxidoreductase subunit NuoF gives MPLTTNTILICAGGACISAGEESVKDVLERKIKEYNLQDTINIVETGCMGACSLGPIMVIHPEGVYYQKLTPEAAEKIVEEHLLKGRVVEEYLYKGDKGKIVPQPQKEIPFFSRQVKVATRNVGIIDPLNIDEYIARDGYFALHKALKEMTPEQVIEVVKESGLRGRGGAGFPTGLKWEFARKSPGDEKYMICNADEGDPGAFMDRSILEGDPHSIIEAMTIAAYAIGATKGFVYVRAEYPIAIERLTVALNQAREYGFLGENILGTDFSFDIEIRIGAGAFVCGEETALMHSIEGKRGQPRVKPPFPAQKGLWGKPSNINNVETLACVPPIIYHGPQWFRQWGTEKSPGTKVFALAGKVKNTGLVEVPMGITLRELIYEIGGGSPTGKKIKAVQTGGPSGGVIPEEYFDTPVDYESLQQLGAIVGSGGMIVLDEDDCMVDVAKFFLEFTVDESCGKCTPCREGTKKMYEILDKITKGEGTEEDIDILENLANVIKDSSLCGLGQTAPNPVLSTLRYYRDEYLAHVRDKTCPAKKCKDLISYVINPEKCVGCTACARVCPVNAINGEVKKVHEIDQDACVKCGSCIEVCRFGAISKVTPAVQ, from the coding sequence ATGCCTTTAACTACCAATACAATACTTATTTGTGCTGGTGGTGCTTGTATTTCCGCTGGTGAAGAAAGCGTAAAAGATGTCCTCGAAAGAAAAATAAAAGAATACAATCTTCAAGATACAATAAACATTGTTGAAACTGGATGTATGGGTGCATGTAGTTTAGGTCCAATTATGGTAATTCATCCAGAAGGCGTTTACTACCAAAAATTAACTCCTGAAGCAGCTGAAAAAATTGTTGAAGAACACCTACTTAAAGGAAGAGTAGTAGAAGAATATTTATACAAAGGTGATAAGGGAAAAATAGTTCCACAGCCACAAAAAGAAATCCCATTCTTTTCAAGACAGGTTAAAGTTGCTACTAGAAATGTCGGTATTATTGATCCTTTAAATATAGATGAATACATTGCACGCGATGGTTATTTTGCACTTCACAAAGCCTTAAAAGAAATGACTCCTGAACAAGTAATCGAAGTTGTAAAGGAAAGTGGCCTTAGAGGCAGAGGCGGAGCTGGATTTCCAACAGGACTAAAATGGGAATTTGCAAGAAAATCACCAGGTGATGAAAAATATATGATCTGTAATGCCGATGAAGGTGACCCAGGCGCATTCATGGATAGGTCAATCCTTGAAGGAGATCCTCATTCAATAATTGAAGCAATGACAATCGCTGCATATGCAATTGGTGCTACAAAAGGATTTGTTTACGTTAGAGCTGAATACCCAATTGCAATTGAAAGACTTACAGTAGCATTAAATCAAGCTAGAGAATATGGCTTTTTAGGTGAAAATATTCTTGGAACAGATTTCTCATTTGATATAGAAATTAGAATTGGTGCTGGGGCTTTTGTATGTGGTGAAGAAACAGCTTTAATGCATTCAATTGAAGGAAAAAGAGGTCAACCAAGAGTTAAACCACCATTCCCAGCACAAAAAGGGCTTTGGGGAAAACCAAGTAACATAAACAACGTTGAAACACTTGCTTGTGTTCCACCAATCATATATCATGGCCCTCAATGGTTTAGACAATGGGGAACTGAAAAATCTCCAGGAACTAAAGTTTTTGCATTAGCAGGTAAGGTTAAAAATACTGGACTTGTCGAAGTTCCAATGGGGATCACTTTAAGAGAATTAATATATGAAATTGGTGGTGGATCACCAACTGGTAAAAAAATTAAAGCAGTTCAAACTGGTGGACCAAGCGGTGGAGTTATTCCTGAAGAATATTTTGACACTCCAGTAGATTATGAATCATTACAACAACTTGGTGCAATAGTTGGTTCAGGTGGTATGATTGTTCTTGATGAAGACGACTGTATGGTTGACGTTGCAAAATTTTTCCTCGAATTTACTGTTGATGAATCATGCGGAAAATGTACACCTTGTAGAGAAGGAACAAAGAAAATGTATGAAATCTTGGACAAAATTACAAAAGGTGAAGGAACTGAAGAAGACATAGATATATTAGAAAATCTTGCCAATGTAATTAAAGATTCATCACTCTGTGGTCTTGGACAAACTGCACCAAATCCAGTTCTATCAACTCTTAGGTATTATAGAGATGAATATCTTGCACATGTTAGAGACAAAACTTGTCCAGCAAAGAAATGTAAAGATTTAATTAGCTATGTCATTAACCCTGAAAAATGTGTTGGTTGTACAGCATGTGCTAGAGTATGTCCAGTAAATGCTATCAACGGAGAAGTCAAAAAAGTTCACGAAATTGATCAGGATGCTTGTGTAAAATGTGGAAGCTGTATTGAAGTATGTAGATTTGGAGCAATTAGTAAAGTAACTCCTGCTGTACAATAA
- a CDS encoding (2Fe-2S) ferredoxin domain-containing protein — MGKIKSLEELMKIKENTLKNVKMREEGKRGRIIVAMGTCGIAAGAKDTLKAIVETLSELNIDDISVVQSGCMGLCEVEPTIKVELDGEVPVIYGHVTPENAKRIIKSHIVAGEQVGELIVKRGEE; from the coding sequence ATGGGTAAAATAAAAAGTTTAGAAGAACTTATGAAAATCAAAGAAAATACATTAAAAAATGTAAAAATGCGTGAAGAAGGAAAAAGAGGAAGAATAATAGTTGCAATGGGGACTTGTGGAATTGCTGCCGGTGCTAAAGATACTTTAAAAGCAATTGTTGAAACATTAAGTGAGCTAAATATAGACGACATATCAGTTGTTCAATCTGGTTGTATGGGACTTTGTGAAGTTGAACCAACAATAAAGGTTGAACTTGACGGTGAAGTTCCAGTAATATATGGGCACGTTACCCCAGAAAATGCAAAGAGGATTATTAAATCACATATTGTTGCTGGAGAACAAGTTGGAGAATTAATAGTAAAAAGAGGAGAAGAATAA
- a CDS encoding complex I 24 kDa subunit family protein has protein sequence MLAVCEKHVELYKELDAYIEELKGKKGILINVLHKAQELFGWLPQEVQDHVAKKLNIPPSVVYGVVTFYNFFSTKPKGKHQIKICLGTACYVKGGDRVMERFLSELGVEESEVTKDGKFSVHGVRCLGACSMAPVVLVGEKDFYGKVTPDMVPGIIKKYKGEG, from the coding sequence ATGTTGGCAGTTTGTGAAAAACATGTCGAGCTCTACAAAGAGCTAGATGCTTATATTGAAGAGCTAAAAGGAAAAAAAGGTATTTTAATTAATGTTCTCCACAAAGCACAGGAACTTTTCGGTTGGCTTCCCCAAGAAGTTCAAGACCATGTTGCTAAAAAACTAAACATTCCTCCTTCGGTAGTCTACGGTGTTGTAACATTCTATAATTTCTTTTCCACAAAACCAAAAGGAAAACACCAAATAAAAATTTGTCTTGGAACGGCCTGTTACGTCAAAGGTGGTGACAGAGTCATGGAAAGGTTCTTAAGTGAACTTGGTGTTGAAGAATCAGAAGTTACAAAAGATGGTAAATTTTCAGTTCATGGTGTAAGATGTCTTGGTGCATGTAGTATGGCACCTGTTGTACTTGTTGGCGAAAAAGATTTCTATGGAAAAGTTACACCTGACATGGTTCCAGGGATAATTAAAAAGTACAAAGGGGAGGGGTAA